A genomic region of Dictyoglomus sp. NZ13-RE01 contains the following coding sequences:
- a CDS encoding UDP-N-acetylglucosamine 2-epimerase (non-hydrolyzing): MIKIALVFGTRPEAIKMAPLAYALKNSKEFFVQIILSAQHRELLDQVMDLFGLDADYDLNVMEEGQTLTDITVKVLQGLRDIWEKDKPDMVLVHGDTTTTFSASLSAFYYKIPIGHVEAGLRTYNKYQPYPEEMNRHLTGVLADIHFAPTKSAKVNLIKENIPEDKIFVTGNTVIDAFLFVYKNLGDFKPSEVPILDGKKMILITSHRRENWGDPMKNIALALKDLLDKFEDIYIVFPMHPNPLIRDAFSPILGSHERVFIIPPVDYRTMVYLISNSYLVLTDSGGIQEEAPSIGKPVLVLRDVTERPEAVRAGTVKLVGTSREKIVEEVSNLIMNKEMYEKMSNAVNPYGDGRASERIVQALRYYFKLSDKLPDEFKGE, from the coding sequence ATGATTAAGATTGCTTTAGTCTTTGGAACAAGACCCGAAGCTATAAAAATGGCTCCCCTTGCTTATGCCTTGAAAAACTCTAAAGAGTTTTTTGTGCAAATCATTTTATCCGCCCAACATAGAGAACTTTTAGATCAGGTAATGGATTTATTTGGTCTTGATGCGGATTACGACTTAAATGTTATGGAGGAGGGTCAGACTCTAACTGATATTACTGTAAAGGTTTTACAGGGATTAAGAGATATATGGGAGAAAGATAAACCTGATATGGTACTTGTTCACGGAGATACAACAACCACATTTTCTGCAAGTTTATCCGCCTTCTACTATAAAATTCCTATTGGTCATGTAGAGGCTGGTTTAAGAACTTATAATAAATACCAGCCATATCCAGAGGAGATGAATAGGCATCTTACAGGAGTTTTAGCGGATATCCATTTTGCTCCAACAAAATCAGCTAAAGTTAATTTGATTAAGGAGAATATACCTGAAGATAAAATATTTGTTACTGGAAATACTGTGATTGATGCCTTTTTATTTGTATACAAAAATTTAGGTGATTTTAAGCCTTCTGAAGTTCCTATATTGGATGGAAAAAAAATGATATTAATAACAAGTCATAGAAGAGAAAATTGGGGAGATCCCATGAAAAATATTGCTCTTGCTTTAAAGGATTTATTAGATAAGTTTGAAGATATTTATATAGTTTTCCCTATGCATCCTAATCCATTAATAAGGGATGCATTTTCACCAATTTTAGGATCTCACGAAAGAGTATTTATAATTCCACCTGTAGATTATCGTACAATGGTATATTTAATATCTAATTCCTATTTAGTATTGACAGATTCTGGAGGTATTCAGGAAGAAGCTCCTTCAATAGGAAAACCAGTTTTAGTTTTGAGGGATGTCACTGAGAGACCAGAAGCAGTAAGGGCTGGAACTGTAAAATTAGTAGGAACATCAAGGGAAAAAATTGTGGAAGAAGTATCTAACTTAATAATGAATAAAGAAATGTATGAGAAGATGTCAAATGCTGTTAATCCTTATGGGGATGGAAGAGCAAGCGAAAGAATAGTTCAAGCTCTTAGATATTATTTCAAACTTTCAGACAAGTTACCTGATGAATTTAAAGGTGAATAA